One Neisseria sp. Marseille-Q5346 genomic region harbors:
- a CDS encoding META domain-containing protein, which produces MKTLFGALMSMVVLAACTSPSVSQPEQASKAQVQTQQTVQPTLAAKWRVVAFNKFTEKELAGIDAYLDLSEMPKAYGKMGCNGMMFQANTIGSDKIDFGHIAVSMMLCEDMKLEDAFLRKQSVWNYRFDGNDLILEQKGISIRLRRE; this is translated from the coding sequence ATGAAAACATTATTCGGCGCATTGATGAGTATGGTGGTTTTGGCAGCTTGTACATCTCCTTCAGTATCTCAGCCTGAACAAGCCTCTAAAGCGCAGGTGCAAACTCAACAAACGGTGCAACCTACTTTAGCCGCCAAATGGCGTGTTGTCGCTTTTAATAAATTCACCGAAAAAGAATTGGCCGGTATTGATGCCTATCTGGATTTGAGCGAGATGCCTAAGGCGTATGGCAAGATGGGGTGTAACGGTATGATGTTCCAAGCCAATACGATTGGTTCGGACAAAATTGATTTTGGCCATATTGCGGTAAGCATGATGCTGTGTGAAGACATGAAGCTGGAAGATGCGTTTTTGCGCAAACAAAGCGTGTGGAACTATCGTTTTGACGGTAACGATTTGATTTTGGAACAAAAAGGCATCAGCATCCGTTTGCGCCGTGAATAA
- the bioB gene encoding biotin synthase BioB, which translates to MTVSPVALRRQTERKPHPTARYWKKCDVEALFGLPFLDLVFQAAEIHRQNFNPREIQLSTLLSIKTGGCPEDCAYCPQSAHHNTNLGKEQMMDVDEIVEKAKIAQSRGASRFCMGAAWRGPKPKDVAVVSEIISAVKGLGMEVCGTFGMLEDGMAEDFKKAGLDYYNHNLDTDPERYNDIIHTRKHEDRMDTLGKVRNAGLKVCCGGIVGMNETRAERAGLIASLANLDPQPESVPINQLVKVEGTPLADAEDLDWTEFVRTIAVARITMPHSYVRLSAGRSNMPESMQAMCFMAGANSIFYGDKLLTTGNPDEDGDRLLMEKLNLYPLRFELEEEYKAAQKTPKIKVDY; encoded by the coding sequence ATGACCGTATCTCCCGTAGCCTTGCGCCGTCAAACCGAGCGCAAGCCGCATCCGACTGCGCGTTATTGGAAAAAATGCGATGTCGAGGCTTTGTTTGGACTGCCTTTCCTCGACCTCGTTTTCCAAGCTGCCGAAATCCACCGCCAAAACTTCAACCCGCGCGAAATCCAGCTTTCCACCCTGCTCTCCATCAAAACCGGCGGCTGCCCCGAAGATTGCGCCTACTGCCCGCAATCGGCACACCACAACACCAATCTGGGCAAAGAGCAGATGATGGACGTGGACGAAATCGTTGAAAAAGCCAAAATTGCCCAATCGCGCGGCGCCAGCCGTTTCTGCATGGGCGCGGCATGGCGCGGACCCAAACCCAAAGACGTAGCTGTCGTTTCCGAAATCATCAGCGCGGTGAAAGGCTTGGGCATGGAAGTGTGCGGCACCTTCGGCATGCTCGAAGACGGCATGGCTGAAGACTTCAAAAAAGCCGGTTTGGACTACTACAACCACAACCTCGACACCGACCCCGAACGCTACAACGACATCATCCACACCCGCAAACACGAAGACCGCATGGATACTTTGGGCAAAGTCCGTAATGCCGGTTTGAAAGTCTGCTGCGGCGGCATTGTCGGCATGAACGAAACCCGCGCCGAACGCGCAGGCCTGATTGCCAGCCTTGCCAACCTCGACCCGCAACCCGAAAGCGTGCCGATTAACCAGTTGGTTAAAGTAGAAGGCACGCCGCTGGCCGATGCCGAAGATTTGGACTGGACGGAATTTGTCCGCACCATCGCCGTCGCGCGCATTACCATGCCGCACAGCTACGTCCGCCTGTCCGCAGGCCGCAGCAATATGCCGGAATCCATGCAGGCCATGTGTTTCATGGCTGGCGCAAACTCGATTTTCTACGGCGACAAGCTGCTGACTACGGGCAATCCGGACGAAGACGGCGACCGCCTGCTGATGGAAAAACTGAATTTGTATCCGCTGCGCTTTGAATTGGAAGAAGAATACAAAGCCGCGCAGAAAACGCCTAAAATCAAAGTCGACTATTAA
- a CDS encoding peptidoglycan DD-metalloendopeptidase family protein has product MLKKSVSYAGSAALVLLLAACASQQPAPVVVGTQSGGSTTSSTADNPYGAAPYNTNTSPAADAPYTPPASTPAPTYNSGSTGTYTPSYAPVDINAATHTVVRGDTVYNISKRYNITQDNLRAWNNLADNTISIGQTLRVKPEGYVVPAASASKLSTPTTTTTAPAPSTPANTPTVSTGSSRNVSGITWQRPTTGNVIANFGGSNKGVDIAGTQGQPVVAAADGKVVYAGSGLRGYGNLVIIQHNSSFLSAYGHNQRLLVNENQTVKRGQTIAHMGNTDASRTQLHFEIRQNGKPVNPANYVAF; this is encoded by the coding sequence CGGCAGCTTTGGTTTTATTACTTGCAGCCTGTGCCAGCCAACAACCGGCTCCTGTAGTCGTCGGCACACAAAGCGGTGGTTCAACAACAAGCTCTACCGCTGACAATCCTTACGGTGCAGCGCCTTACAATACCAACACCAGCCCAGCGGCAGATGCTCCATACACTCCGCCGGCAAGTACACCTGCTCCAACATACAACAGCGGCAGCACCGGCACTTACACGCCTTCTTATGCGCCTGTTGATATTAATGCAGCGACACATACCGTTGTTCGTGGCGATACCGTTTACAACATCTCCAAACGCTACAACATTACCCAAGACAATCTGCGCGCATGGAATAACTTGGCCGACAACACCATCAGCATTGGTCAAACCCTGCGCGTAAAACCTGAAGGCTACGTTGTACCTGCAGCTTCTGCAAGCAAACTTTCTACGCCAACAACGACAACCACTGCTCCGGCCCCAAGCACTCCTGCCAATACACCAACCGTATCTACCGGCAGCAGCCGCAACGTAAGCGGCATCACATGGCAGCGTCCGACTACCGGTAACGTTATTGCCAACTTCGGCGGCAGCAACAAAGGTGTGGATATTGCCGGTACGCAAGGTCAGCCAGTTGTTGCAGCGGCAGACGGTAAAGTCGTTTACGCAGGCTCAGGCTTGCGCGGTTACGGTAACTTGGTCATCATCCAACACAACTCCTCATTCTTGAGCGCATACGGCCACAACCAACGCCTGCTGGTTAATGAAAACCAAACCGTGAAACGCGGTCAAACCATTGCGCACATGGGTAATACCGATGCATCCCGCACTCAGTTGCACTTTGAAATCCGTCAAAACGGCAAACCGGTCAATCCGGCAAATTATGTTGCCTTCTAA
- the miaA gene encoding tRNA (adenosine(37)-N6)-dimethylallyltransferase MiaA — MNAPKAFAVLGPTAGGKTALALNIAQSLPVEIISLDSALVYRDMDIGTAKPTAEELAAVPHYLIDIISPLESYSAADFVGDCVRLVNEIHARGRYPLIVGGTMMYFHALTKGLNDLPGADTAVRAQLQAEKNEHGLAGLYRRLQEVDPITAGRLKANDSQRIERALEVYLLTGKPLSEHFTEQKQAAPLLDLCTVALIPEDRHLLHQQIEKRFLNMLEHGFLDEMHALRHDYPQLHADMPSMRCVGYRQAWDYLEGETDYDTFVEKGIVATRQLAKRQLTWLRKIPLAHTLDPYADSDYVQTALALARQHFQE; from the coding sequence ATGAACGCGCCCAAAGCCTTCGCCGTACTCGGCCCGACCGCCGGCGGTAAAACCGCACTGGCCTTAAATATTGCCCAATCGTTGCCGGTGGAAATCATCAGTTTGGATTCCGCGCTGGTGTATCGCGACATGGACATCGGTACAGCCAAGCCGACTGCCGAAGAGCTTGCCGCCGTACCGCATTATTTGATTGATATTATCTCGCCGCTGGAAAGTTACAGCGCGGCGGATTTTGTCGGCGACTGCGTGCGCTTGGTGAACGAAATACATGCGCGCGGACGCTATCCGCTAATTGTCGGCGGTACGATGATGTATTTCCACGCGCTGACGAAAGGTTTGAACGATTTGCCCGGCGCGGATACGGCGGTGCGCGCACAGCTTCAGGCAGAAAAAAACGAACATGGTCTGGCAGGCCTGTATCGCCGTTTGCAGGAAGTTGACCCGATTACGGCAGGCCGTCTGAAAGCCAATGACAGTCAGCGTATTGAGCGCGCTTTGGAAGTCTACCTTCTGACCGGCAAGCCTTTGAGCGAACATTTCACAGAGCAGAAGCAGGCCGCGCCTTTATTGGATTTATGTACGGTTGCCCTTATCCCTGAAGACCGCCATTTGTTACACCAGCAAATCGAAAAACGCTTTTTAAATATGCTGGAACACGGTTTCCTCGATGAAATGCACGCCTTGCGCCACGATTATCCGCAGCTGCATGCCGACATGCCGTCTATGCGCTGCGTGGGCTACCGTCAGGCTTGGGATTATCTCGAAGGCGAAACCGATTATGACACCTTTGTCGAAAAAGGCATTGTCGCCACGCGCCAGCTTGCCAAACGCCAGTTGACCTGGTTGCGGAAAATTCCTTTGGCGCACACGTTAGATCCTTACGCAGACAGCGATTATGTTCAGACGGCCTTAGCCTTGGCGCGTCAGCATTTTCAGGAATAA
- the tadA gene encoding tRNA adenosine(34) deaminase TadA: MLTTPPLAPKTLAALKELGIRTREDLQKIDAVRAFLLLKASGLTVTKSTLWQLDALVSGVDVRCISEERKTELGEALKNHPPVAVFPSQGDVETFMRLAIEQARQSAALGEVPVGAVIVYQGKVIAAAHNTCIGDHNVSHHAEINALAAAGKALQNYRLEDCDVYITLEPCSMCASALIQARIGRVIYGAAEAKTGAAGSVVDLFADKRLNKHTAILGGILAEECQSVLQDFFAAKRKAV, encoded by the coding sequence ATGCTGACCACGCCACCACTTGCGCCTAAAACATTGGCCGCATTAAAAGAATTGGGTATTCGTACACGGGAAGATTTGCAAAAAATCGACGCAGTTCGTGCATTTCTATTGCTGAAAGCGTCGGGTTTGACCGTAACCAAAAGCACCTTGTGGCAACTTGACGCGTTGGTTTCAGGTGTGGATGTCCGGTGTATTTCCGAGGAGAGAAAGACGGAGCTGGGCGAGGCCTTGAAAAACCATCCGCCTGTTGCCGTTTTTCCTTCTCAAGGCGATGTGGAAACCTTTATGCGGCTGGCGATAGAACAGGCCAGACAATCGGCAGCATTGGGCGAAGTCCCCGTTGGCGCGGTCATCGTATATCAAGGCAAGGTAATCGCAGCGGCACACAATACCTGCATTGGCGACCACAATGTCAGCCATCATGCCGAAATCAACGCACTTGCCGCTGCCGGCAAAGCCTTACAAAACTACCGTTTGGAAGATTGCGACGTGTACATCACATTAGAGCCTTGCTCCATGTGCGCCTCTGCCTTGATACAGGCAAGGATCGGGCGCGTGATTTATGGTGCGGCCGAAGCTAAAACCGGTGCGGCAGGCAGCGTGGTCGATTTGTTTGCCGACAAACGTCTGAACAAGCATACCGCAATTTTAGGCGGCATATTGGCAGAAGAATGCCAAAGCGTATTGCAGGATTTCTTTGCGGCCAAACGTAAGGCCGTCTGA
- the hpnC gene encoding squalene synthase HpnC, with product MSVNHYENFPVGSIVLPRRLRKPIHAVYAFARTADDIADEGNAEAAERLRQLDELKAELDRIAQGGKPQTALMQRLYNEAIEPFQLPLQPFYDLLAAFSQDVGKTRYENFGELIAYCRLSANPVGRIMLHLYGQTDEVSMAQSDGICTALQLINFWQDVAIDWQKGRVYIPQEDLQRFKVSEEQIATGKADFAFQRLMAHECQRAFQMLKAGSPLGKTLKGRIGFELRMIIVGGQLILQKLDGCKYDVFNQRPLLDKKDWMIIIKRALLKK from the coding sequence ATGTCAGTCAATCATTACGAAAACTTTCCAGTTGGCTCCATTGTGCTGCCGCGCCGTTTGCGCAAGCCGATTCACGCCGTTTACGCTTTTGCACGGACGGCGGACGATATTGCCGACGAAGGTAATGCCGAAGCAGCCGAACGCCTGCGCCAACTGGACGAATTGAAAGCAGAATTAGACCGCATTGCACAAGGTGGGAAACCGCAAACGGCTTTGATGCAGCGTTTGTACAACGAAGCGATTGAGCCGTTTCAATTACCGTTGCAGCCGTTTTATGATTTGCTGGCGGCGTTCAGTCAGGATGTGGGCAAAACCCGTTATGAAAACTTTGGTGAATTGATTGCCTATTGCCGCTTGTCCGCCAATCCGGTGGGACGTATTATGCTGCATTTGTACGGGCAAACCGATGAAGTGAGCATGGCGCAAAGCGACGGCATTTGTACTGCCTTGCAGCTGATTAATTTCTGGCAGGATGTGGCGATAGATTGGCAGAAAGGTCGCGTGTACATCCCTCAGGAAGATTTGCAGAGGTTCAAAGTCAGCGAAGAGCAGATTGCGACCGGCAAAGCCGACTTTGCTTTTCAACGACTGATGGCGCACGAGTGCCAACGTGCTTTTCAAATGCTGAAGGCAGGCTCGCCGTTGGGCAAAACCCTCAAAGGACGAATCGGTTTTGAGTTGCGCATGATTATTGTCGGCGGCCAGTTGATTTTGCAGAAGCTGGACGGTTGCAAATATGATGTGTTTAACCAGCGGCCGCTGTTGGATAAGAAAGACTGGATGATTATCATCAAACGAGCTTTGCTGAAGAAATAA
- the hemF gene encoding oxygen-dependent coproporphyrinogen oxidase, translating into MHTESVLTLLKTLQNQICTALEQEDGEAEFVHEAWTGKLGIGETRVLKNGAVFEQAGVNFSHVKGTQMPASATAHRPELAGAAFEAMGVSLVIHPKNPYVPTNHANVRFFIAYPENAEPVWWFGGGFDLTPFYPFEEDIVHWHTVARDVCAPFGESVYPEFKQWCDEYFYLKHRNETRGVGGLFFDDLNRWDFDTCLNFIKAVGEGYIAAYLPIVAKRKNTPYGERERDFQLYRRGRYVEFNLVWDRGTLFGLQSGGRTESILMSMPPLVRFEYQYAPEEGSPEARLNQFLIPRNWLEEAGR; encoded by the coding sequence ATGCACACAGAATCCGTTCTAACCCTCCTCAAAACCTTGCAAAACCAAATCTGCACCGCGCTGGAGCAAGAAGATGGTGAAGCCGAATTTGTGCATGAAGCATGGACAGGGAAACTGGGCATCGGCGAAACACGCGTATTGAAAAACGGCGCAGTATTCGAGCAGGCCGGTGTAAATTTTTCGCATGTAAAGGGAACCCAAATGCCGGCTTCTGCCACTGCCCATCGTCCGGAATTGGCAGGCGCGGCGTTTGAAGCCATGGGCGTATCGCTGGTGATTCATCCGAAAAATCCGTATGTGCCGACCAACCATGCCAATGTGCGCTTTTTTATTGCCTATCCTGAAAATGCCGAGCCAGTTTGGTGGTTTGGCGGCGGCTTTGATTTGACGCCGTTTTATCCTTTTGAAGAAGATATCGTGCATTGGCACACAGTGGCGCGGGACGTATGCGCGCCATTTGGCGAATCGGTTTATCCTGAATTCAAACAATGGTGTGACGAATATTTCTATTTGAAACACCGTAACGAAACACGCGGCGTGGGCGGCCTGTTTTTTGACGATTTAAACCGTTGGGATTTCGATACCTGCTTGAATTTTATCAAAGCGGTTGGGGAAGGCTATATCGCCGCGTATCTGCCGATTGTGGCCAAACGCAAAAACACGCCTTATGGGGAACGTGAACGCGATTTCCAACTCTACCGTCGCGGACGCTATGTCGAGTTTAACTTGGTTTGGGACAGAGGCACGCTGTTCGGCCTGCAAAGCGGCGGCCGTACGGAAAGCATTTTGATGTCCATGCCGCCTTTGGTACGCTTTGAGTATCAATATGCACCGGAAGAAGGTTCACCCGAAGCACGCCTCAATCAATTCCTTATACCGCGCAACTGGCTGGAAGAAGCCGGCAGATAG
- the htpX gene encoding protease HtpX: MKRIFLFIATNIAVLVVIRVILAILGINSTDQVGSLLAYSAVVGFSGSIVSLLMSKTIAKHSVGAVVIDQPQSKEEAWLLATVEAQARQWNLKTPEVAIYDSPEPNAFATGATKNSSLVAVSTGLLDHMTRDEVEAVLAHEMAHVGNGDMVTLTLIQGIVNTFVVFLARIVSSMVARNNDGSTSQGTYFMVSMVLQIVFGFLASIIVMWFSRQREYRADAGAAKLVGAPKMIAALQRLKGNPSDLPQTMTAMGIASEAKDSWFSTHPSLDNRISRLKNR; this comes from the coding sequence GTGAAACGCATTTTCTTATTTATCGCAACCAATATCGCAGTTCTGGTTGTCATCCGTGTTATTTTGGCCATCTTGGGCATCAACAGTACCGACCAGGTTGGCAGCTTGTTGGCTTATTCCGCAGTCGTCGGCTTCAGCGGCTCGATTGTCTCCCTGCTGATGTCAAAAACCATCGCCAAACATTCGGTCGGCGCCGTCGTCATCGACCAGCCCCAAAGCAAAGAAGAAGCTTGGCTGTTGGCAACTGTTGAAGCACAAGCCCGCCAATGGAATCTGAAAACGCCGGAAGTAGCCATTTACGACTCTCCCGAGCCTAACGCCTTTGCAACCGGCGCAACCAAAAACAGCTCGCTCGTCGCTGTCAGCACCGGCCTGCTCGATCACATGACCCGAGATGAAGTCGAAGCCGTTTTGGCGCATGAAATGGCGCACGTCGGCAACGGCGATATGGTAACGCTGACGCTGATTCAAGGTATTGTGAATACTTTTGTCGTCTTCTTGGCGCGTATCGTTTCCAGCATGGTGGCGCGCAACAATGACGGCAGTACGTCGCAAGGTACATATTTCATGGTCAGCATGGTATTGCAAATCGTATTTGGCTTCCTCGCCAGCATCATTGTGATGTGGTTCAGCCGCCAACGCGAATACCGCGCCGATGCAGGCGCTGCAAAACTGGTGGGTGCGCCGAAAATGATTGCCGCCCTGCAACGCTTGAAAGGCAACCCCAGCGACCTGCCGCAAACCATGACTGCAATGGGCATTGCCAGCGAAGCCAAAGATTCTTGGTTCAGTACCCATCCTTCTTTGGACAACCGCATCAGCCGTTTGAAAAACCGCTAA
- a CDS encoding phospholipase D family protein: MKFHLPLLYTLLLGGCAAFLPSLDERTQSSYLDIPSTPRLDSALGIPSTPSKADISHIYLLNDAHEAFVARAALIESADHTLDLQYYIWHNDISGKLLFNLIHRAAERGVRVRLLLDDNNTNGMDDLLLALDNHPNIEVRLFNPFIFRKWRALGYVTDFPRLNRRMHNKSFTADNRATILGGRNIGDEYFKVNDDTIFADLDILATGRVVTEVSQDFDRYWASHSAYNATSIIKRGNLQKGLVELDYTDQDKNQTLIRYRQSIEHSNLYQKMQSNLMEWQSVSTRLISDDPAKGLDRDRHKPPISERLQDALKQPEKSVYLVSPYFVPTKSGVKAIEKLIHNGVDVTVLTNSLQATDVAAVHSGYVKYRKPLLKAGVKLYELQPNHAVPTSKDRGLTGSSATSLHAKTFIVDEKRIFIGSFNLDPRSARLNTEMGVVIESPEIAGQMQRTLVTTTPSYAYQVTLGNYNKLYWYDPSEKRTYAHEPEAKFWKRMTSKILSILPIEGLL; the protein is encoded by the coding sequence ATGAAATTTCATCTTCCTCTTCTTTATACCCTGCTATTGGGCGGTTGCGCCGCGTTTTTGCCATCATTGGACGAACGCACCCAAAGCAGTTATCTTGACATCCCTTCAACGCCGCGACTGGACAGCGCCTTAGGTATTCCTTCTACTCCCTCCAAGGCCGATATTTCCCATATCTATCTGCTGAACGATGCCCATGAAGCCTTTGTCGCCCGTGCCGCCCTGATTGAATCCGCCGACCATACCCTCGATTTGCAGTACTATATCTGGCACAACGACATCTCCGGCAAGCTTTTGTTCAACCTGATTCATCGCGCGGCCGAACGCGGCGTCCGTGTGCGTTTGCTTCTGGACGACAACAACACCAACGGCATGGATGATCTCCTGCTTGCACTCGACAATCATCCCAATATCGAAGTCCGTCTGTTTAATCCCTTTATTTTCAGAAAATGGCGTGCACTCGGCTATGTTACTGACTTTCCGCGACTTAACCGCCGGATGCACAACAAATCGTTTACCGCCGACAACCGTGCTACCATTTTGGGCGGACGCAATATCGGCGACGAATATTTTAAGGTTAACGACGATACCATCTTTGCCGACCTCGATATCCTCGCCACAGGCCGCGTCGTAACCGAAGTTTCCCAAGACTTCGACCGCTATTGGGCAAGCCATTCCGCCTACAACGCAACCAGCATCATCAAACGGGGAAACCTGCAAAAAGGATTGGTAGAGCTCGATTACACCGACCAAGATAAAAACCAAACGCTCATCCGCTACCGTCAAAGTATCGAACACTCCAACCTCTATCAAAAAATGCAGAGCAACCTTATGGAGTGGCAAAGCGTCAGCACACGCCTGATCAGCGATGACCCGGCCAAAGGCTTAGACCGCGACCGGCACAAACCGCCTATTTCCGAACGCCTGCAAGATGCCCTCAAGCAACCAGAAAAAAGCGTTTACCTTGTCTCCCCTTATTTTGTACCCACAAAATCGGGCGTTAAGGCCATAGAAAAGCTGATTCACAACGGCGTGGACGTTACCGTCCTGACCAATTCGCTCCAAGCAACCGATGTTGCCGCCGTCCATTCCGGCTACGTCAAATACCGCAAACCTTTGCTTAAAGCCGGAGTCAAACTTTACGAACTCCAGCCAAACCACGCCGTTCCGACTTCCAAAGACCGCGGCTTGACCGGTAGCTCCGCCACCAGCTTGCATGCCAAAACATTCATCGTGGACGAGAAACGCATTTTCATCGGCTCATTCAACCTCGACCCACGCTCCGCACGCCTCAATACCGAAATGGGTGTCGTCATCGAAAGCCCCGAAATCGCAGGCCAAATGCAGCGCACCCTCGTAACGACCACCCCAAGCTACGCCTATCAAGTAACGCTTGGCAATTACAATAAACTATACTGGTATGACCCAAGCGAAAAACGAACTTACGCACACGAGCCCGAAGCCAAGTTCTGGAAACGGATGACTTCAAAAATCCTGTCCATTCTGCCCATAGAAGGATTATTATAG
- a CDS encoding C40 family peptidase — protein MYRLICKTLFVCTTGLLLASCGTTGKHKSHKPQTTARKVQSVRISHIDRTQGSQELMLHSMGLIGTPYKWGGSTTATGFDCSGMIQFVYKNALNVNLPRTARDMAAASRKISDDKLKAGDLVFFNTGGAHKYSHVGLYIGNGEFIHAPSSGKTIKTEKLSTPFYAKNYLGAHTFFTE, from the coding sequence ATGTATCGACTCATCTGCAAAACCCTATTTGTTTGTACCACCGGCCTATTGTTGGCCTCATGCGGCACCACAGGCAAACACAAATCCCACAAGCCGCAAACAACCGCCAGAAAAGTCCAATCTGTCCGCATTTCCCATATCGACCGCACTCAAGGTTCGCAGGAATTGATGCTTCACAGCATGGGTCTGATCGGCACGCCCTACAAATGGGGCGGCAGTACCACAGCCACAGGCTTTGACTGCAGCGGCATGATCCAATTCGTCTATAAAAACGCCCTCAACGTCAACCTGCCACGCACCGCGCGCGATATGGCCGCAGCCAGCCGTAAAATTTCCGATGACAAATTAAAAGCCGGCGACCTGGTCTTTTTCAACACCGGCGGCGCACACAAATATTCCCATGTCGGCCTCTACATCGGCAACGGCGAATTCATCCACGCCCCCAGCAGCGGCAAAACCATCAAAACCGAAAAACTTTCTACCCCGTTTTACGCCAAAAACTATTTGGGCGCACATACCTTTTTTACTGAATAA
- a CDS encoding adenosine deaminase, giving the protein MNIKQLIQALPKAELHVHIEGTFEPELMFEIAKRNHITIPYENVDAVRQAYDFHNLQSFLDIYYAGAGVLLHEADFYDLTRAYLERCREDNVVHTEIFFDPQTHTARGVAFETVINGIVRACREAGQQWGISTHLIMCFLRHLSEESAFETLNQALPYKEHIIGVGLDSSELGHPPSKFERVFAQARAEGLLTVAHAGEEGPPEYVYEALDLLHARRIDHGVRAEEDEALMARLITEQMPLTVCPLSNLKLKVFPEMAKHNLRRMLQRGVLVTVNSDDPAYFGGYMNRNFEVLAEALDLSVEEIKTLCANSFRASFLSEEEKEKWIRKIESFNAES; this is encoded by the coding sequence ATGAATATCAAACAATTGATCCAAGCCCTGCCCAAAGCCGAGCTGCACGTCCATATCGAAGGGACGTTCGAGCCGGAGTTGATGTTTGAAATCGCCAAGCGCAACCACATCACGATTCCTTATGAAAATGTCGATGCGGTACGGCAGGCTTATGATTTTCACAATTTGCAGTCGTTTTTGGATATTTATTATGCCGGTGCCGGCGTATTGTTGCACGAGGCGGATTTTTACGATTTGACCCGCGCGTATCTTGAGCGTTGCCGCGAAGACAATGTCGTGCACACGGAAATATTTTTCGATCCGCAAACCCATACTGCGCGGGGGGTGGCGTTTGAAACCGTGATTAACGGCATTGTCCGAGCCTGCCGTGAAGCCGGGCAGCAATGGGGCATAAGTACGCATTTGATTATGTGTTTCCTGCGGCATTTGTCGGAAGAAAGCGCATTTGAAACCTTAAATCAGGCTTTGCCTTATAAAGAACACATCATCGGCGTAGGCTTGGATTCGAGCGAGCTGGGGCATCCGCCGTCCAAGTTTGAACGTGTGTTTGCTCAGGCGCGGGCGGAGGGTTTGTTGACGGTGGCACATGCTGGAGAAGAAGGACCGCCGGAATATGTTTACGAGGCTTTGGACTTGCTGCATGCCCGCCGTATCGATCATGGCGTACGGGCGGAAGAAGATGAGGCCTTGATGGCGCGTTTGATTACAGAGCAAATGCCGTTGACCGTTTGCCCGTTGAGCAATTTGAAATTAAAAGTATTTCCGGAGATGGCAAAACACAATTTGCGCCGTATGTTGCAACGCGGCGTATTGGTAACCGTTAATTCCGATGATCCGGCGTATTTCGGCGGCTATATGAACCGTAATTTTGAAGTGCTTGCCGAGGCTTTGGATTTGAGTGTGGAAGAAATTAAAACCTTGTGCGCCAATTCGTTCCGCGCTTCGTTTTTGAGCGAGGAGGAAAAGGAAAAATGGATACGGAAGATTGAAAGTTTTAATGCTGAATCATGA
- a CDS encoding ferredoxin--NADP reductase, whose amino-acid sequence MAASPEAKFTEEKVLWIKHHTPKLMTFAISRPESYRFSAGQFSRLGFRDGEGFIWRAYSVVSAEYADTLEYFAVLIEGGPMSARFAAMKEGDTILLDKTATGFLLPERFPDGKDLVMLCTGSGIAPFLSIIEQPEIWQRFDRLVLAHSVSYADELIFNQRLADLKEHPLIEEYFHKFTFVPVTTREETEGALSGKRIPELLKNGGLEEKVGFKFTKADTRFMVCGNPAMVKDTFQALMDLGYAMHRNRIPGEIMMENGF is encoded by the coding sequence ATGGCAGCTTCTCCAGAAGCCAAGTTTACCGAAGAAAAAGTCTTGTGGATCAAACACCATACGCCCAAGCTGATGACTTTTGCCATCAGCCGCCCTGAGTCCTACCGTTTTTCGGCAGGGCAGTTTTCGCGCCTTGGTTTCCGTGACGGCGAGGGCTTTATTTGGCGCGCGTATTCTGTCGTATCTGCCGAATACGCCGATACGCTTGAGTATTTCGCAGTATTAATCGAAGGCGGCCCGATGTCGGCGCGTTTTGCTGCGATGAAAGAGGGCGACACTATTTTATTGGATAAAACGGCTACCGGTTTCCTCTTGCCCGAGCGTTTCCCCGACGGAAAAGATTTGGTTATGCTCTGCACAGGTTCAGGCATTGCGCCTTTCCTCTCCATTATCGAGCAGCCTGAAATTTGGCAGCGTTTCGACCGTTTGGTTTTGGCGCATTCCGTCTCTTACGCCGACGAGTTAATTTTCAACCAGCGCCTTGCCGATTTGAAAGAGCATCCGCTGATTGAAGAATATTTCCATAAATTCACTTTTGTGCCAGTCACTACGCGTGAGGAAACGGAAGGCGCATTGAGCGGCAAACGGATTCCCGAATTGCTGAAGAATGGCGGCTTGGAAGAAAAAGTCGGCTTCAAGTTCACCAAGGCCGATACGCGCTTTATGGTCTGCGGCAACCCGGCAATGGTCAAAGACACTTTCCAAGCACTAATGGATTTAGGCTACGCTATGCACCGCAACCGTATCCCCGGCGAAATCATGATGGAAAATGGTTTCTAA